A window from Purpureocillium takamizusanense chromosome 3, complete sequence encodes these proteins:
- the BUD14 gene encoding protein phosphatase regulator (COG:U~EggNog:ENOG503NURA), with the protein MTRPTIVRADTIDLQDHRAPSAKDHHHATDVASGASSPAPLGPHQAETLREVAHETAEEEARSPRVSWSNGKGGANGDALQQYTRDDDTASDMYRHDNQQHHEDALAIAQNGGVSSSDEGDLDGDADGDLDDDMMDKISSSPSIEDEDIDFEFVYALHTFVATVEGQANATKGDTMVLLDDSNSYWWLVRVVKDSSIGYLPAEHIETPTERLARLNKHRNIDLSATMLGDQAQKQKNSFKSIRRRRKTVTFADPTYVDYSDFDYSTDEEDIEELFGPHPTAAAQQKERQKQDQQQSSQHVSTEDEVEESARVEPLKTRATKEDTTADPVKEEPGSQNETRDSDEVVEKLEGPSRSRNGTVRNTDSFFKDETVETKKITLTPNLLRDDNTPRESSESATRDGKSRSSLDKLDKELVSDKDRKKAGKDKDKKDKDKKPSAIRSFFSRKDKKKTSEEDDESFGKRSMDIISESRDSDDRTAEELVSDKSAAVQKASGKLQKAAPTAKPPSSNTGPKSVELSSYLAEGRTNDVSNVPPTSMRIVDPESQTTQETTTGNQQGGGEVTRERSSSNAAQQVMAKILPTRTASTTSDAKPQKTVKAKTRMELEASDSSEVEDAPTERSQPGAPDSAQRDEKQIRDKPTRPQLPGAYPDSYQTTSTLASDSTVTPQQAQQTFSDEPYTSPSNSSAPPALVVDTSSPEAGSPEASPSPAQSHPSNGNQKDGSGNREPTWDDNKLRAFFDETDHIRDLLAVVYDKSDVEPVSSDHPAIGGLFREQNAKLAEITTQLDNMLGDWLARKQRLRGTI; encoded by the exons atGACGAGGCCAACGATTGTCCGCGCCG ACACGATCGACTTGCAAGATCACCGCGCTCCTTCGGCCAAGGATCACCACCACGCCACCGACGTCGCTTCAGGCGCCTCGTCTCCCGCCCCCTTGGGCCCTCACCAGGCCGAGACCCTCCGCGAAGTCGCCcacgagacggccgaggaggaggctcgCAGCCCGAGGGTTTCGTGGTccaacggcaagggcggcgccaacgggGACGCCTTGCAACAGTATacccgcgacgacgataccGCTTCCGACATGTACCGTCACGATAACCAGCAACACCACGAGGACGCCCTAGCCATCGCTCAGAATGGCGGCGTATCATCTTCGGACGAGGGTGACCTCGACGGTGATGCCGatggcgacctcgacgacgacatgatggaTAAGATATCGAGTTCTCCTTCTATTGAAGATG AGGATATTGATTTCGAGTTTGTCTATGCGCTGCACACCTTCGTGGCCACCGTTGAGGGCCAGGCGAACGCGACGAAGGGCGACACCATggtcctgctcgacgacagcaacagcTACTGGTGGCTTGTACGAGTTGTCAAGGACAGTAGCATAG GCTATCTGCCGGCAGAGCACATTGAGACGCCTACCGAGAGGCTGGCACGGCTCAATAAACACAGAAATATTGAT CTCTCTGCTACTATGCTTGGTGATCAAGCTCAGAAGCAGAAGAACTCGTTCAAGTCAATCCGGAGACGACGGAAGACGGTAACCTTTGCCGACCCGACATACGTCGACTACTCTGATTTCGACTACTCGACCGATGAAGAAGACATTGAAGAACTCTTCGGGCCACAtccgacagccgccgcccagcagaAAGAACGCCAAAAGCAAGATCAGCAGCAGAGCAGTCAACACGTCTCCACCGAGGATGAAGTTGAGGAGAGTGCCAGGGTGGAGCCTCTCAAGACGCGGGCAACCAAGGAGGATACGACTGCCGATCCAGTGAAAGAGGAGCCAGGGTCCCAGAATGAGACACGCGACAGCGATGAAgtcgtcgagaagctggAAGGCCCCAGTAGGTCAAGAAATGGCACGGTCCGCAACACAGACAGTTTCTTTAAGGATGAAACTGTCGAAACCAAGAAGATCACACTCACGCCAAACCTGTTACGCGACGACAATACGCCGCGAGAGTCGTCAGAATCGGCCACCCGAGACGGCAAGTCGAGATCTAGTCTGGATAAATTGGACAAGGAGCTAGTCTCCGACAAGGACAGAAAGAAGGCGGGCAAGGATAAGGAtaagaaggacaaggacaagaagcccAGTGCAATCCGGAGCTTCTTCTCGCGGAAAGACAAGAAAAAGACgtccgaggaggatgacgagtCTTTTGGAAAGCGGTCCATGGATATCATCTCCGAATCCAGAGACAGCGACGATcgcacggccgaggagctggtcTCGGACAaatccgccgccgtccaaaAAGCTTCCGGGAAGCTGCAGAAGGCTGCCCCGACCGCAAAGCcacccagcagcaacacTGGTCCAAAGTCTGTGGAGCTCTCTTCCTATCTTGCCGAGGGTCGGACAAACGACGTCTCGAACGTACCGCCGACCTCGATGCGCATTGTCGACCCGGAGTCTCAGACCACGCAGGAAACGACAACTGGGAACCAGcaaggcggaggagaggtCACTCGCGAGCGCTCCTCGTCCAACGCTGCTCAGCAGGTCATGGCCAAGATCTTGCCAACAcggacggcgagcacgaccTCTGATGCCAAACCACAAAAGACGGTCAAGGCGAAGACACGCATGGAACTCGAAGCGTCCGATAGCTCCGAAGTCGAAGATGCGCCGACGGAACGCAGCCAACCAGGGGCTCCAGATTCCGCACAGAGGGATGAGAAGCAGATTCGTGATAAGCCTACACGGCCACAACTCCCAGGAGCTTATCCTGATAGTTATCAaacgacgtcgacgttggcgagcgACAGCACAGTCACGCCGCAACAGGCGCAGCAAACCTTCTCTGACGAACCCTACACGTCGCCTTCAAACTCATCAGCACCCCCAGCTCTGGTTGTCGATACTTCATCGCCAGAAGCCGGCTCCCCCGAGGCctccccatcgccagcccAATCCCATCCATCGAATGGCAACCAAAAGGATGGTTCAGGAAACAGAGAGCCAACATGGGACGACAACAAGTTGCGAGCGTTCTTCGACGAGACAGATCACATTCGCGACTTATTGGCTGTGGTCTACGACAAGTCGGATGTTGAGCCCGTGAGCAGCGACCACCccgccatcggcggcctGTTCCGCGAGCAAAATGCCAAACTGGCCGAAATAACAACG CAACTGGACAATATGCTGGGCGACTGGCTAGCCAGGAAACAAAGGCTCCGGGGCACGATATAG
- the BUD14 gene encoding protein phosphatase regulator, variant 3 (COG:U~EggNog:ENOG503NURA) has translation MTQAGPASRQTSHELGPSVHGQTDIPPSPSLQRLIDGSDAGGYDSDGAPLTFPYEPSEEDDDIDFSVPDKTRSIPHSCTDECLQNAEDIDFEFVYALHTFVATVEGQANATKGDTMVLLDDSNSYWWLVRVVKDSSIGYLPAEHIETPTERLARLNKHRNIDLSATMLGDQAQKQKNSFKSIRRRRKTVTFADPTYVDYSDFDYSTDEEDIEELFGPHPTAAAQQKERQKQDQQQSSQHVSTEDEVEESARVEPLKTRATKEDTTADPVKEEPGSQNETRDSDEVVEKLEGPSRSRNGTVRNTDSFFKDETVETKKITLTPNLLRDDNTPRESSESATRDGKSRSSLDKLDKELVSDKDRKKAGKDKDKKDKDKKPSAIRSFFSRKDKKKTSEEDDESFGKRSMDIISESRDSDDRTAEELVSDKSAAVQKASGKLQKAAPTAKPPSSNTGPKSVELSSYLAEGRTNDVSNVPPTSMRIVDPESQTTQETTTGNQQGGGEVTRERSSSNAAQQVMAKILPTRTASTTSDAKPQKTVKAKTRMELEASDSSEVEDAPTERSQPGAPDSAQRDEKQIRDKPTRPQLPGAYPDSYQTTSTLASDSTVTPQQAQQTFSDEPYTSPSNSSAPPALVVDTSSPEAGSPEASPSPAQSHPSNGNQKDGSGNREPTWDDNKLRAFFDETDHIRDLLAVVYDKSDVEPVSSDHPAIGGLFREQNAKLAEITTQLDNMLGDWLARKQRLRGTI, from the exons ATGACACAGGCGGGGCCTGCTTCGAGGCAGACGAGTCACGAGCTTGGTCCATCGGTACATGGGCAGACGGATATCCCTCCATCTCCAAGCTTGCAGAGGCTGATCGACGGGAGCGACGCTGGCGGCTACGACTCCGACGGGGCGCCCCTCACCTTTCCATATGAGCCCTCAGAGGAAGATGATGACATTGACTTTTCTGTCCCTGACAAGACGCGTTCAATTCCTCATAGCTGCACGGACGAATGCTTACAGAACGCAGAGGATATTGATTTCGAGTTTGTCTATGCGCTGCACACCTTCGTGGCCACCGTTGAGGGCCAGGCGAACGCGACGAAGGGCGACACCATggtcctgctcgacgacagcaacagcTACTGGTGGCTTGTACGAGTTGTCAAGGACAGTAGCATAG GCTATCTGCCGGCAGAGCACATTGAGACGCCTACCGAGAGGCTGGCACGGCTCAATAAACACAGAAATATTGAT CTCTCTGCTACTATGCTTGGTGATCAAGCTCAGAAGCAGAAGAACTCGTTCAAGTCAATCCGGAGACGACGGAAGACGGTAACCTTTGCCGACCCGACATACGTCGACTACTCTGATTTCGACTACTCGACCGATGAAGAAGACATTGAAGAACTCTTCGGGCCACAtccgacagccgccgcccagcagaAAGAACGCCAAAAGCAAGATCAGCAGCAGAGCAGTCAACACGTCTCCACCGAGGATGAAGTTGAGGAGAGTGCCAGGGTGGAGCCTCTCAAGACGCGGGCAACCAAGGAGGATACGACTGCCGATCCAGTGAAAGAGGAGCCAGGGTCCCAGAATGAGACACGCGACAGCGATGAAgtcgtcgagaagctggAAGGCCCCAGTAGGTCAAGAAATGGCACGGTCCGCAACACAGACAGTTTCTTTAAGGATGAAACTGTCGAAACCAAGAAGATCACACTCACGCCAAACCTGTTACGCGACGACAATACGCCGCGAGAGTCGTCAGAATCGGCCACCCGAGACGGCAAGTCGAGATCTAGTCTGGATAAATTGGACAAGGAGCTAGTCTCCGACAAGGACAGAAAGAAGGCGGGCAAGGATAAGGAtaagaaggacaaggacaagaagcccAGTGCAATCCGGAGCTTCTTCTCGCGGAAAGACAAGAAAAAGACgtccgaggaggatgacgagtCTTTTGGAAAGCGGTCCATGGATATCATCTCCGAATCCAGAGACAGCGACGATcgcacggccgaggagctggtcTCGGACAaatccgccgccgtccaaaAAGCTTCCGGGAAGCTGCAGAAGGCTGCCCCGACCGCAAAGCcacccagcagcaacacTGGTCCAAAGTCTGTGGAGCTCTCTTCCTATCTTGCCGAGGGTCGGACAAACGACGTCTCGAACGTACCGCCGACCTCGATGCGCATTGTCGACCCGGAGTCTCAGACCACGCAGGAAACGACAACTGGGAACCAGcaaggcggaggagaggtCACTCGCGAGCGCTCCTCGTCCAACGCTGCTCAGCAGGTCATGGCCAAGATCTTGCCAACAcggacggcgagcacgaccTCTGATGCCAAACCACAAAAGACGGTCAAGGCGAAGACACGCATGGAACTCGAAGCGTCCGATAGCTCCGAAGTCGAAGATGCGCCGACGGAACGCAGCCAACCAGGGGCTCCAGATTCCGCACAGAGGGATGAGAAGCAGATTCGTGATAAGCCTACACGGCCACAACTCCCAGGAGCTTATCCTGATAGTTATCAaacgacgtcgacgttggcgagcgACAGCACAGTCACGCCGCAACAGGCGCAGCAAACCTTCTCTGACGAACCCTACACGTCGCCTTCAAACTCATCAGCACCCCCAGCTCTGGTTGTCGATACTTCATCGCCAGAAGCCGGCTCCCCCGAGGCctccccatcgccagcccAATCCCATCCATCGAATGGCAACCAAAAGGATGGTTCAGGAAACAGAGAGCCAACATGGGACGACAACAAGTTGCGAGCGTTCTTCGACGAGACAGATCACATTCGCGACTTATTGGCTGTGGTCTACGACAAGTCGGATGTTGAGCCCGTGAGCAGCGACCACCccgccatcggcggcctGTTCCGCGAGCAAAATGCCAAACTGGCCGAAATAACAACG CAACTGGACAATATGCTGGGCGACTGGCTAGCCAGGAAACAAAGGCTCCGGGGCACGATATAG
- the BUD14 gene encoding protein phosphatase regulator, variant 2 (COG:U~EggNog:ENOG503NURA) has product MLGDQAQKQKNSFKSIRRRRKTVTFADPTYVDYSDFDYSTDEEDIEELFGPHPTAAAQQKERQKQDQQQSSQHVSTEDEVEESARVEPLKTRATKEDTTADPVKEEPGSQNETRDSDEVVEKLEGPSRSRNGTVRNTDSFFKDETVETKKITLTPNLLRDDNTPRESSESATRDGKSRSSLDKLDKELVSDKDRKKAGKDKDKKDKDKKPSAIRSFFSRKDKKKTSEEDDESFGKRSMDIISESRDSDDRTAEELVSDKSAAVQKASGKLQKAAPTAKPPSSNTGPKSVELSSYLAEGRTNDVSNVPPTSMRIVDPESQTTQETTTGNQQGGGEVTRERSSSNAAQQVMAKILPTRTASTTSDAKPQKTVKAKTRMELEASDSSEVEDAPTERSQPGAPDSAQRDEKQIRDKPTRPQLPGAYPDSYQTTSTLASDSTVTPQQAQQTFSDEPYTSPSNSSAPPALVVDTSSPEAGSPEASPSPAQSHPSNGNQKDGSGNREPTWDDNKLRAFFDETDHIRDLLAVVYDKSDVEPVSSDHPAIGGLFREQNAKLAEITTQLDNMLGDWLARKQRLRGTI; this is encoded by the exons ATGCTTGGTGATCAAGCTCAGAAGCAGAAGAACTCGTTCAAGTCAATCCGGAGACGACGGAAGACGGTAACCTTTGCCGACCCGACATACGTCGACTACTCTGATTTCGACTACTCGACCGATGAAGAAGACATTGAAGAACTCTTCGGGCCACAtccgacagccgccgcccagcagaAAGAACGCCAAAAGCAAGATCAGCAGCAGAGCAGTCAACACGTCTCCACCGAGGATGAAGTTGAGGAGAGTGCCAGGGTGGAGCCTCTCAAGACGCGGGCAACCAAGGAGGATACGACTGCCGATCCAGTGAAAGAGGAGCCAGGGTCCCAGAATGAGACACGCGACAGCGATGAAgtcgtcgagaagctggAAGGCCCCAGTAGGTCAAGAAATGGCACGGTCCGCAACACAGACAGTTTCTTTAAGGATGAAACTGTCGAAACCAAGAAGATCACACTCACGCCAAACCTGTTACGCGACGACAATACGCCGCGAGAGTCGTCAGAATCGGCCACCCGAGACGGCAAGTCGAGATCTAGTCTGGATAAATTGGACAAGGAGCTAGTCTCCGACAAGGACAGAAAGAAGGCGGGCAAGGATAAGGAtaagaaggacaaggacaagaagcccAGTGCAATCCGGAGCTTCTTCTCGCGGAAAGACAAGAAAAAGACgtccgaggaggatgacgagtCTTTTGGAAAGCGGTCCATGGATATCATCTCCGAATCCAGAGACAGCGACGATcgcacggccgaggagctggtcTCGGACAaatccgccgccgtccaaaAAGCTTCCGGGAAGCTGCAGAAGGCTGCCCCGACCGCAAAGCcacccagcagcaacacTGGTCCAAAGTCTGTGGAGCTCTCTTCCTATCTTGCCGAGGGTCGGACAAACGACGTCTCGAACGTACCGCCGACCTCGATGCGCATTGTCGACCCGGAGTCTCAGACCACGCAGGAAACGACAACTGGGAACCAGcaaggcggaggagaggtCACTCGCGAGCGCTCCTCGTCCAACGCTGCTCAGCAGGTCATGGCCAAGATCTTGCCAACAcggacggcgagcacgaccTCTGATGCCAAACCACAAAAGACGGTCAAGGCGAAGACACGCATGGAACTCGAAGCGTCCGATAGCTCCGAAGTCGAAGATGCGCCGACGGAACGCAGCCAACCAGGGGCTCCAGATTCCGCACAGAGGGATGAGAAGCAGATTCGTGATAAGCCTACACGGCCACAACTCCCAGGAGCTTATCCTGATAGTTATCAaacgacgtcgacgttggcgagcgACAGCACAGTCACGCCGCAACAGGCGCAGCAAACCTTCTCTGACGAACCCTACACGTCGCCTTCAAACTCATCAGCACCCCCAGCTCTGGTTGTCGATACTTCATCGCCAGAAGCCGGCTCCCCCGAGGCctccccatcgccagcccAATCCCATCCATCGAATGGCAACCAAAAGGATGGTTCAGGAAACAGAGAGCCAACATGGGACGACAACAAGTTGCGAGCGTTCTTCGACGAGACAGATCACATTCGCGACTTATTGGCTGTGGTCTACGACAAGTCGGATGTTGAGCCCGTGAGCAGCGACCACCccgccatcggcggcctGTTCCGCGAGCAAAATGCCAAACTGGCCGAAATAACAACG CAACTGGACAATATGCTGGGCGACTGGCTAGCCAGGAAACAAAGGCTCCGGGGCACGATATAG
- the RPL32 gene encoding 60S ribosomal protein L32 (COG:J~EggNog:ENOG503P2W4) codes for MVSAKKHVPIVKKRTTRFNRHQSDRFKCLDASWRKPKGIDNRVRRRFRGTMAMPSIGFGSNKKTRYMMPSGHKAFLVSNVKDVELLMMHNRTYAAEIAHNVSSRKRIDIIARAKQLGVKVTNAKAKVTTEV; via the exons ATGGTTTCCGCCAAGAAGCACGTCCCAATCGTGAAGAAGC GCACGACGCGCTTCAACCGTCACCAGAGTGACCGGTTCAAGTGCCTCGATGCCAGCTGGCGCAAGCCCAAGGGTATCGACAACCGTGTCCGGAGACGCTTCCGTGGcaccatggccatgcccTCG ATCGGCTTTGGCTCCAACAAGAAGACCCGCTACATGATGCCCTCCGGCCACAAGGCTTTCCTTGTCAGCAACGTCAAGGACGTCGAGCTCCTGATGATGCACAACCGCACCTACGCCGCTGA gaTCGCCCACAACGTCTCCTCCCGCAAGCGAATTGACATCATCGCCCGCGCGAAGCAATTAGGCGTCAAGGTCACCaacgccaaggccaaggtcaCGACCGAGGTGTAA
- the RPS16 gene encoding 40S ribosomal protein S16 (COG:J~EggNog:ENOG503P1RZ) codes for MSTTQSVQCFGKKKTATAVAHCKAGKGLVKVNGRPLNLVQPEILRFKVYEPLLVVGLDKFANVDIRVRVTGGGHTSQIYAIRQAIAKSLIAYYQKYVDEHSKNMLKQALVQFDRTLLVADNRRCEPKKFGGPGARARFQKSYR; via the exons atgtcgacgacgcagagcGTGCAATGCttcggcaagaagaagacggccaccGCTGTCGCCCACTGCAag GCTGGCAAGGGCCTCGTTAAGGTCAACGGCCGTCCCCTGAACCTGGTTCAGCCTGAGATCCTGCGCTTCAAG GTCTACGAGCCCCTCCTCGttgtcggcctcgacaagtTCGCCAACGTCGACATCCGCGTCCGCGTCACCGGCGGTGGCCACACCTCCCAGATCTACGCCATCCGCCAGGCCATCGCCAAGTCCCTCATCGCCTACTACCAGAAGTACGTCGACGAGCACTCCAAGAACATGCTCAagcaggccctcgtccaGTTCGACCGCACCCTGCTGGTCGCCGACAACCGCCGCTGCGAGCCCAAGAAGTTCGGTGGACCCGGTGCCAGAGCCCGCTTCCAGAAGTCCTACCGATAA
- a CDS encoding uncharacterized protein (COG:A~EggNog:ENOG503NZJF), producing MSSPLIGISKSNSTASASGRSTKSYDSIKVLGAFALGSLHIVRHDDPPRMSSGDDGDGGPPPLDPPLASPKQKRQSQSQSPKNVMAHSLGGGDIVVVLQMPQDYIVGYDALAFTATNFAGVKGLPPGAHFFWAAHSDNTSSRSGFWVMSSGVDRVHVIQWHKYNEVFVQPTRTETRIQAESVDKIFPELPLYRDPTATSALRGQLAWSKIEANQHMWEQLSSSISQSVLDRLTAEQDGAWNVHTGDRVYGSVRHPSELDLDRRLKHPVFQSHEIKFCFRQQDRTYDVSTLGHDRTVNATDTTAYVLAAINGSRSHLTEEDVVGEYQFAYIVGMYLGNDACIQQWWYTTLVLFLRAYRLAIRRPKLVASFFRTMSAQLAHSSSWLEASILDLNEPNARDLRIALIIYKRRLNELLEALDKEHITPAHIDVGNAFARLQAFATTDLGWDLDAHYLRRGKLNLEDGEQIELELDELEAEDERGEWAPEIVELDEHGRQIGLVSWRD from the coding sequence ATGTCGTCCCCTCTCATCGGCATCTCCAAGTCCAACTCGACGGCATCCGCGTCGGGCCGCTCAACCAAGTCGTACGACTCCATCAAGGTCCTCGGTGCATTCGCCCTCGGTAGCCTGCACATCGTCCGTCACGACGACCCTCCCCGCATGTCGTccggcgacgatggggacGGGGGCCCTCCACCTCTGGACCCCCCGCTGGCATCGCCCAAGCAAAAGAGGCAGTCTCAGTCTCAGTCACCCAAGAACGTCATGGCTCACTCgcttggcggcggagacATCGTAGTCGTTCTGCAGATGCCTCAAGACTACATAGTCGGCTACGACGCTCTGGCCTTCACTGCCACCAACTTCGCCGGAGTCAAGGGGCTGCCGCCAGGCGCGCACTTCTTCTGGGCGGCTCATTCGGATAACACGTCGTCTCGCTCTGGCTTTTGGGTCATGAGCTCCGGAGTCGACCGGGTTCACGTTATCCAGTGGCACAAGTACAACGAGGTTTTCGTGCAGCCGACGCGCACCGAGACACGCATCCAGGCCGAGAGTGTCGACAAGATCTTCCCCGAACTTCCTCTCTATCGTGACCCGACTGCCACGTCGGCTTTGCGCGGGCAACTGGCGTGGTCCAAGATTGAGGCGAACCAGCACATGTGGGAACAGCTGTCTTCCAGCATCTCCCAGTCCGTTCTCGACCGCCTCACGGCTGAACAGGACGGCGCGTGGAACGTCCACACTGGGGACCGTGTTTACGGCTCCGTCAGACATCCCTCCGAGCTGGACTTGGACCGGAGACTCAAGCACCCTGTCTTCCAGTCACACGAGATCAAATTCTGCTTCCGACAGCAGGACCGAACTTATGACGTCTCGACCTTGGGTCATGATCGGACCGTCAATGCTACAGATACCACCGCTTACGTCCTGGCGGCGATCAATGGCTCGCGTAGCCATCTGACCGAAGAAGACGTTGTCGGAGAGTATCAGTTTGCCTACATCGTAGGCATGTATCTGGGAAACGACGCCTGTATCCAGCAGTGGTGGTACACGACTCTGGTGCTGTTCCTCCGGGCGTATCGCCTTGCCATACGGCGACCGAAGCTCGTTGCAAGCTTCTTCCGCACAATGAGTGCGCAGCTcgcccacagcagcagctggctaGAGGCGTCTATCCTGGACTTGAATGAGCCTAATGCCCGGGACCTGCGCATTGCTCTCATCATCTACAAACGTCGCTTGAATGAGTTGCTGGAAGCTCTTGACAAAGAGCACATCACCCCCGCCCACATCGACGTCGGCAACGCGTTCGCCCGGCTGCAAGCCTTTGCCACCACGGACCTTGGCTGGGACCTCGACGCTCATTACCTTCGCCGCGGAAAGCTTAACTtggaggatggcgagcagATTGAGCTCGAGCTGGATGAACTGGAGGCAGAGGACGAACGAGGGGAGTGGGCTCCCGAAatcgtcgagctcgacgaaCATGGTCGACAGATTGGCTTGGTGTCGTGGAGGGATTGA
- the CON7 gene encoding C2H2 finger domain transcription factor con7 (COG:S~EggNog:ENOG503NU9H), producing the protein MDRGAPEYSQSGLPSPYPSNFGDANSEGSSADHASAAHYPGKQEVNYPTSATPTSEYGVYPPSARSGSFPEHIQRSYQQASTTTNGGGMAQQQNSPSLPQQDGRIHQAHPVNSDSDVPIDPSIAAPSPTYPYGQHSPYAPNPDMTHSYSHPSSSMYAQPRPDWTGYGQHGGPPLTPGHPVYAQQPASAPPQQRPNQVYSFVPIPGAQQHKRPRRRYEEIERMYKCGWNGCEKAYGTLNHLNAHVTMQSHGPKRTPEEFKEIRKEWKQRKKEEEAQRKAEEERQRQQAAAAAAQNGGGEPQGPDGTPTSTYGSRPVQLPPIGYQPAQYPAPPSGGVPQQPLPDYGTSHMYPSYQPHSPYGQPNQNMYSQSNGGQPPSH; encoded by the exons ATGGACCGCGGCGCACCCGAATACTCGCAGTCAGGTTTGCCCTCGCCCTATCCCAGCAACTTCGGCGACGCCAATTCTGAAGGTTCGTCGGCAGATCACGCGTCTGCTGCTCACTACCCCGGCAAACAAGAAGTCAACTACCCGACCTCGGCCACTCCCACGTCTGAGTACGGTGTCTACCCTCCGTCGGCGCGTTCAGGATCCTTCCCGGAGCACATCCAGCGGTCCTACCAGCAGGCTAGCACTAccaccaacggcggcggtaTGGCTCAGCAACAGAACAGTCCGTCCTTGCCCCAGCAGGATGGGCGAATCCATCAAGCCCATCCGGTCAATTCTGACAGCGATGTACCTATAGATCCGTCCATCGCGGCGCCCAGTCCAACATATCCCTACGGGCAGCATTCTCCATACGCGCCCAACCCTGACATGACGCACAGCTACTCTCatcccagcagcagcatgtaCGCTCAACCGCGACCGGACTGGACAGGGTACGGGCAACATGGAGGACCTCCCCTTACACCGGGCCACCCAGTCTacgcccagcagcccgcgtCGGCACCGCCTCAGCAGAGGCCGAATCAG GTATACTCTTTCGTCCCCATTCCCGGCGCCCAACAGCACAAGCGGCCCCGTAGACGATATGAGGAAATCGAGCGCATGTATAAGTGTGGCTGGAATGGCTGCGAGAAGGCCTATGGCACTCTCAACCACTTAAACGCTCATGTGACTATGCAATCGCATGGTCCCAAGCGGACCCCTGAAG AGTTCAAAGAAATCCGCAAAGAGTGGAAGCAGCGcaagaaggaagaagaggctcAGCGCAAGGCCGAAGAGGAACGTCAGCGACAGcaagcggcggctgcagctgcacagAACGGCGGTGGTGAGCCTCAGGGCCCGGACGGCACACCCACTTCTACGTACGGTTCGCGACCTGTGCAGCTTCCTCCCATCGGCTACCAGCCGGCACAGTATCCCGCGCCTCCATCTGGTGGCGTCCCTCAACAACCGTTGCCTGATTACGGCACGAGCCACATGTACCCCAGCTACCAGCCTCACTCGCCCTACGGCCAGCCTAACCAGAACATGTACAGTCAGT CAAACGGCGGGCAGCCCCCTAGCCACTAG